The Alosa alosa isolate M-15738 ecotype Scorff River chromosome 8, AALO_Geno_1.1, whole genome shotgun sequence genome contains the following window.
GCAGAGGCTTCATAAGCAGGTACTGTACAATtccccccacctacacacacacacacacacacacacacacacaccttaattgGACACACTCATTAAGAGGATGAAGATGACTGATGCTGAACCCATAATTCACTCAGACATGATCTAACAAGCCTATTCCCACTGTGCTAGTCAAAACACAGGTGCACCTAAACCATTTGTGATGATGGCCTTTAggattgctgttgttgttgacatACTATGGGTATCTGCTGTCCTCAGGAAATTGAAGAACTGATGGCTCAGATCTACGGTGGCATGTCTAAAGTGGACGTGGCGTTCGGCCTGCCCGACCTGTCGGCTGCGCTCAAGGACATCCAAGCACAATACGACAGCATCGCCGCCAAGAACCTACAGGTTGTCTGCACTACATAGCTCAGAAGCCTGTGGTAGAAAAATGAGGAAACTCTTGAACATGACAAACACTGCTTCAAAAGGAGATTAACTGTTAAACGTTAAAATCTAGACAAAGATGGCATTTTTCTTTGTAAATTTGGTCTGATGTAACCCACTATTTGTCTGCGCTTTGGCAGGAAATGGATTCTTGGTACAAGAACAAATtccaggacatgaatcaagcatCAACAAGTCACGTGGATAGATCACGGAGCGTGAGAGAGGAGATCACAGGGGCGAAGAGAGATGTGAGTGGGGGCTCTAATGATTCTCatctttaattattattattatatctaatTATTCTCATCTTTAACTGGAGCAACACCACTTCCTGGGTCTCCTGTTTTCCACTAAGCCAAACATTGGGAGAAtatttcatggtgtgtgtgtgtgtttactgtatgtgtttgtgtgtgtgtgtgtgtgtgtgtgtgtgtgtgtgtgtgtgtgtgtgtgtgtgtagattgcaAACAAGGAACGTGACCTGGAGGCACTGAAGACTAGGAATGAGGGATTGGAGGCTCAGATCCGTGAGGCCCAGGAACGCtacaagaaggaggaggaagacctTCTGGTGAGTTCAGCCATCTTGTTTCCAACACCACCATAATCATCAACATGGCTAGTAGCACTAGGCAGCCATCTTAGTTGTCTCATACTGACCCAATGCTTTGTGTCCCTCAGGCCAGAATTGAGGCTGTGAAGCTGGAACTGCAGGGCATCAAATCAAAGATTACCATGATGTTGAAAGAATACCAGGACCTGCTCAATTTGAAGATGGCCTTGGAAATTGAGATCACCACCTACAGGTGAGATGTCTCTTCATGTTATCTCTTCTGTTCAGACCAATGACTTTTTGTCAGGAGAATACAATAGATAACCGAAATAGATTAATTAGGAAAATACACATAACAAGTTTCAGTTAATGTGTCCATTCAGTGCATCTTTTGAGAGGCTGTTACTGAACTCTGTTCCTCATGACTTGTGATCTCTTCACAGTGCTCCACTGCTGGCACAAGTGTGGGCACCAAACTCATACCTCTTGTTCACTTTTTTGCAGGAAGTTGATTGAGGGTGAGGACCTTCGTCTGGACACCATGGTGCGGCATGGTGGCATGTCTCTGATGGGCAGCGGCATGGGAGGTGGCATGGCTACCATGGGCGCTAGGGGCATGGGCATGAATGGAAGTGGGATGAGTGCTGGCAGTGTTATGAATGGCAGTGCCATGGGTATGGGTATGGGCGCCATGAGTGGCAGCGCTATGAGCGCTAGTGGCAAAAGTGCCAGTGCCGGTGCCATGAGTGCCAGCATGGGCGCCGTTGGCATGGGCACTGATATGGTTGGAGGCGCCGCTATGGCAAGTGGTACGAGTTCATCCATGAGCGCCACCCAGACATCGGGGTCCATGGAGATGGAATCCAAGACCATGTCCTCGTCCAACGGCATGTCCACCATGATGTCCTCATCCAACGGGATGTCCAAGACCGTGTCCTCCACCAATGGGGCGATGTCCATGTCTTCCAGCAGCAAGGCGGAATTCTCTGAGGAGCAGGCGGTCGAGATGACCGAGAGGAAGACCGTCCTAATCAGGTAAACTCATGTTGATCTGGTGTCTTGCGCATGGCAGCAAGTGATTTGCTGATGAGTTTCATGTCactcaggaaacacacacacacacacacacactgggaatgTGAGGAGAGGATGGAATTTAACCGCTATCTTTGTTTGCGTTTAGAACAGTTAAGACCGATGAGGACGAGATTCTGAGCGACACACAGGAGCGTACCTTCACAATCTCTGGAGCGGCCGACGACATGTAGGAAGAAGCACCCACCATCTTCATCTTCACCCATCCCTCCAAATGAAGCGTTTACCTGCATCCATGGCAACCCTCCTTCCTCCTCGGTGTCGGTTGGTTGGCTCCTTGCCACGACTAACCTGTAAACCTGTATCCATGGCAACCCTCCTGTATCCCCTTCATTCCTCTTCGGTGTCAGTTGCTCCTTGCCATGACTAACCTGTAAACCTGTATCCATGGCAACCCTCCTGTATCCCCTTCATTCCTCTTCGGTGTCAGTTGCTCCTTGCCACGACTAACCTGTAAACCTGCTTCATTTCTCCTGTGGGTCCTGTCCTCCTATGACACACCAtgcaaagaaaaaataaacaaacctgCAAATTACTCTCAAGTCTTGAGTCCTGTCTGTGTCATGTCTAgtataaaaagtataaaaagatTAAAGAAACTGGAAAACTCATAAAACATTAAATATATAGGATATAAAACCAATAAAATACAAGGATGAGTGAACAAAAGTACCAGATTTAGAAAGCACCAAGACATCAAGAAAGCACCAGGTTTCTCCCTCCTGTCTGAAAACACGTGCTGAGCAATTGGCTCCTATCCTCCCATAGATATTCAACAAATCTCTTGAACTGTGATAGTGTTCCATCCTTCTTCAAATGCTCCACCATCACAGGACTGAACATCTATAGGCCTGTCGCACTGAACGACTAGCGCTGGTGACCTGAAAAACATCCCAGGTCACCTGCTGGAACCCCTGTTGGGCCAGCAGGGATGGTGTGGACAACACAATTCATATGGGCTTGCATTACATACTGTACCCAACTTGGcgttttaagcccccaatgttgtcttccaggcagcgctgcatggaaggcactagggttagacaagggttagggttaaggtaaggtgccttgaagtcgacagtctcagcactgccttgaagtcgatggtgggggcttaaaacacaaTCGAGCACAAATCTTGAATCTTGACAGGAATTCTGTTTGTTGACCTCATGATGTATCAAGTATGATGAAATAGTTTTCATCCTTAATAAAAATGAACACTGTGTAAAATATTACAATACCTCTGataaaatgaaaatgctttAAACTGTTAACTTTCTGCAAAcaaacatatttagctgaacaTGGTGTAACCTGACTAAAAAACAGAGGTATTGGTAGGTCAGAACTGGAAGGGGGTCCAGGTGACCTACCCCAGGAAATGTCTAAATTCTGGCAGCTAAATGTAGAATTTTGGAATTAAGACTAAATGGTTCTCATcgttttttaattattttttacctTGCTCTTGCCAAATGGTCAGAAACAAGATAACTCAATTATTGACCCTCTTGGCCATGgcatgaaaggtgtgtgtgtgtgtgtgtgtctgtgtgtccactTGCATAACTTTCTTGACTGACTTCTTGACTGGTGAGGGTCACCATATCTCATATTCATGGTAATTTGGATACAGATCAGGATCTAAAGTTTGGACTTTGGTTTCACTTTCCTTACCATTGTGAGGGTCTGCAGTGACCTGACTGCTTGTGTTATTATTGTAACGCAGAATGCCCTGGCCTACAGTGCCCATTGAAAAATGAAAAGATGGACAGTGCAGATGAGATTACATCAAAATATCAGCTAGATATTAGCCTAACTTACCTGCCACCTGCAGATACAGAAAAAATATTTGGTGGCACCCTAGACCCACGTCATCATGGCGCTGACTTTGGAAAAAGCTTCCCTAAAGTGCACATGGTAAGGAAGACTGTAGGGCACTATATCTCATTTTTTTACTGCGATTTGTTCCTTTCTATTGCAAGGGAACTTCATAGTGCCGCAGTGCTAAGAGGGCATTTCATGATTTGTTTTCCTCCACGAGAAAGGCCCCTGTAGGGAACTTCAGGTTTAGCCCATTGTAAGGGCACTTATCATACATTTCCCACTGCAGGGGCATCCATTAGGAAACTGTACTCCACTTGATTATAGACGAGGCAAGTATGGGCAATGGGTTTGTAATGAAATTATTAAGACCTTTACAATAAATGCTGGTACTGTCATGTTGTGTTattgtctttttttcatttgataTTAGATACATTGCAGTAATTCAGGAACACTGCATCATATGATCTAGATTTAAAACAAAGACACTGTATATAAATTAAGGTCCAATATTATTACACATTAAAGTGTAATTCTTTAAATAGAGCCGACATACAGGGTAATCATATTACTCTTAACAGTGTGGCTACACTACAAATATTTTTACACAtttcattattaatataaaaacaatattgagTAGAATTAACTCTGAAATTCTGACACTGACCATAGAATACATCATACACTGATTTCGAGTGGGACCAAAAGGGTTCAATAGCAAAATCCTCTAAACACCACCTTcatcaaaaatgagataacTATGTGAATGCTCTCCGCACATACTATactttaatcaaataattttgctTCAAAACCTGCTAAACACCagtctcttcctggtctgaaatatcgatttgtaggcaaaaacctatacaGTAGCAGCCTGATAAAACaggctcatttaaaagaaaatgatGGATTTAGAGGCAGATTTAGAGAGTTTTTAatctgaactcttcaaatgTCATCTGAAGCAGAGTTACATTCAACTCTGTAGGAAACAAATTAACATTCTAGTTTTTACTGTGATATAGGGCCACACTTCACTTCACTGCATCACATTTTATCCACTAGAGGAGCAACGTTGGCACTTCTTTATGCTTTCTCAcatatagcacaatttacaggGCTGCATTCCAACACATTCTGTACTGTAAGTGTCATAATTTGGTGGGCACTACATAATGACACATTTTTCCAATGGAAGGGCACACATAGGGAACAGCAAGTATAGGGTGTTGCATTATGTTTACAACCCTAGTAGGGCACTCATCAAGACACATTCTTCACAAACTAATTTGTGGCACTCTAGAGGGAAACACGGAAACATTTTTGACAGTATTGAGGGCATTTGACTCATGGGGACACTGGGAGGACTCCTGAGCCCGCCAGTGTTCTTATATAACCGTTATAGATCTAGAAGAAGAATgtgtaacactttataataaggtgtcataataaatagcaaactagtcattacctaaccctttgttaatatttgtaaattgttactaaaatttctatttggcacaagttaatagttttctGTCTTTATTGCCCCCACAATCCGAAcacccaccacccccaacactcacacacaatctctacACAGCCTAAACCACAACCCACCTcccccaacactcacacacaatctctacACAGCCTATGCCACAACCCACCTCCCCAATCCCTCAATAATCCCTCCCCAATGTCCAATATGCACTTTACATCTTTACAAATACAATTTCATTGCATTTCTTACCAGTAACTATGGTGTAACTATTAACTATTATTATTGGGTGTTTGGATTGATGACATAGACTTATTATAGGAGGATCTCTTTGGTCCTTGTCATTCAGGTTGTCTATAACATCCCCATTCATGCGTAAACCCAATAATCTATTGGTTTCAGTTTGAATATCATCTGCATATTTCACATTGATATGATATGATGCCTGCATTTGTCCTTTGATCAAGGGAGAGGACTCCCCATAGCTTGTTAATAACACCTCTTCACCCTACTATTTTTAAACCTCTTCACgggtgtctgctaaatgactgAAGGGGCACTTTCGATCATGCTGTATTGAGGTACGAGATTCCTCCAAGCTGGCGCGCACGATTGGATGGGCCAAAGAACTGCCAACCATATAAAAAGGGCCGTTGGAAGGAGATGGACAGTGTGTCATCAACGAACAGCATCGGAAGGAACAAAGCAACCAACCTCAGGGAGTCATCATGAGTCGAAGCCCGGAAAGGATCTCCTCGTACCGGCGCCACTTCGAGGGCGCTctggctgcctcctcctccacctctctccaggTGCGCGTCTCCAGCCCGTCTCCAACGCGCAGGGACAACCGCACTCGCTCGGCCAGCTCCACCAGCTACGGCCGCAACGGCACCATGGGACGGAGAGCGATGTCCGGCTCCCGCAGAATGGCTGGGTAGGCCCTGCTTAACTTTTCACTCAACTCAGATGACAAACTAAGACTTTAGAAAACTATTATCCGAGGCGCAAAGGCACACACCAAGTGTTTTGTTGTCACCATAATATAGGACAGAATGCACACCATGCAACCACCACAAATGTCAGATACTCTTAAATTTGGTTATACACCTTGTGTAGTAAGGCTATTTGCTTTCACAGTGGCGCTAGCATGGGTAGCATGGGTGCTCTGTGTGTTGGCATGGGAGGTGTGGACCTGGATGCCGCGGCCGCTGAGAACCAGGCCTTCATGAGCACCCGCACCAGCGAGAGGCAGGAGATGGTCACTCTCAATGACCGTCTGGCCGTTTACATTGAGAAGGTAACAAAGCTATCCTCTAGTACTAGTATTGGC
Protein-coding sequences here:
- the LOC125298969 gene encoding desmin-like, whose protein sequence is MDNMTEGALSRSCCIEVGLRDSSMLARTIGWAKELPLYKKGRWKERDSVSSTNSIGRNKSTNPRVIMSRSPERISSYRRHFEGALTASSSTSLQVRVSSPSPTRRDNRTRSASSASYSRSGTMGRRAMSGSRRMAGGASMGGMSGMAALCVGMGGVDLDAAAAENQAFMSTRTSERQEMVTLNDRLAIYIEKVRSLESQNKLLEAEIDAIQNRYTKPSGLRKLYEEQLREMMRVAEQMRMQRDLAFAAKDAMAGQLEMLKVKYEEAVEARKKVEMDIVAFRPDVDAATAARIALEKQLDNLERELEFLQRLHKQEIEELMAQIYGGMSKVDVAFGLPDLSAALKDIQAQYDSIAAKNLQEMDSWYKNKFQDMNQASTSHVDRSRSVREEITGAKRDIANKERDLEALKTRNEGLEAQIREAQERYKKEEEDLLARIEAVKLELQGIKSKITMMLKEYQDLLNLKMALEIEITTYRKLIEGEDLRLDTMVRHGGMSLMGSGMGGGMATMGARGMGMNGSGMSAGSVMNGSAMGMGMGAMSGSAMSASGKSASAGAMSASMGAVGMGTDMVGGAAMASGTSSSMSATQTSGSMEMESKTMSSSNGMSTMMSSSNGMSKTVSSTNGAMSMSSSSKAEFSEEQAVEMTERKTVLIRTVKTDEDEILSDTQERTFTISGAADDM